Proteins from a single region of Nasonia vitripennis strain AsymCx chromosome 5 unlocalized genomic scaffold, Nvit_psr_1.1 chr5_random0006, whole genome shotgun sequence:
- the LOC107981275 gene encoding uncharacterized protein LOC107981275 isoform X1, translated as MRYPILFETPREKDKDMTIDYMLQVGCMENPTPIYGIKSVSPLINLPHFDIIKGFVPDYMHCCLLGVAQQITNYLLDKCDMHLIDDLIKSIKVPHVVSRLSRPFSDRNYWKAQEWENWIIYYSVPILASKISSEMLHYWTLFVESLYICLQTDINEADLDRADEMLHIFAFKTQKYFGKTAMTYNMHQLLHLVKSVYNSGPLWSHSAFAFESGNHQLLQAIHCAKGVILQILRFLNINSSTFALEKKVYPTACEIVRNYCVTIKKIPVKKSYK; from the coding sequence ATGAGGTATCCTATATTATTTGAGACACCTAGAGAAAAAGATAAGGATATGACAATAGATTACATGTTACAAGTAGGATGTATGGAAAATCCAACTCCTATTTATGGCATCAAATCTGTATCACCTCTGATTAATTTACCACATTTTGATATTATTAAGGGTTTTGTACCGGACTACATGCATTGCTGCTTGCTTGGAGTTGCGCAGCAAATTACTAATTATCTGCTTGATAAATGCGATATGCATCTTATTGACGATTTAATCAAAAGTATCAAGGTTCCACATGTTGTAAGTCGCTTGTCTAGACCATTTTCAGACAGAAACTATTGGAAAGCACAGGAGTGGGAAAATTGGATCATATATTATAGCGTCCCAATTCTAGCTTCTAAAATCAGTAGTGAAATGCTTCACTACTGGACTTTGTTTGTAGAAAGTTTATACATTTgcttacaaacagatataaaTGAAGCTGACTTGGACAGAGCAGATGAAATGTTGCACATATTTGCATTCAAAAcgcaaaaatattttggaaAGACTGCTATGACTTACAATATGCATCAATTGTTGCATTTAGTAAAAAGTGTTTACAATTCGGGTCCGCTTTGGTCTCATTCCGCCTTTGCATTTGAATCTGGAAATCATCAATTGTTACAGGCAATTCATTGTGCAAAAGGAGTGATTTTGCAAATTTTGCGATTTCTTAACATTAATTCAAGTACTTTTGCGCTCGAAAAGAAAGTTTATCCAACTGCATGTGAAATTGTTCGAAACTATTGtgttactataaaaaaaataccagtgaaaaaaagttataaatga
- the LOC107981275 gene encoding GATA zinc finger domain-containing protein 14 isoform X2, with amino-acid sequence MSEFDALCESVESLTMDNFMNNTMNSIDLADYSNKVLKVTKMLSSYLENIKKNKQPYNDISIGSNKPSEMIKKLSLINSKTTWNKDDNSNDNNNHNRRNPKTYRNYSVSYKHKARNQTISTANQTNHSFRRQNFRAKTSYNNNYQRQQNDYIGTSNHHQRKNTFKYLKIK; translated from the exons ATGTCTGAGTTCGATGCGTTATGTGAGAGTGTAGAAAGCTTAACGATGGAtaattttatgaataatacAATGA atTCAATCGATTTAGCAGACTACTCaaataaagttttaaaagtgaCCAAAATGCTATCCAGTTATTTGGAAAATattaagaaaaacaaacagccat ACAATGATATTTCAATTGGTTCTAATAAGCCTTCAGAAATGATTAAGAAATTAAGTTTAATCAATTCAAAGACAACTTGGAATAAag atgataatagcaatgacaACAATAATCATAACAGGCGCAATCCAAAAACTTATAGAAATTATAGTGTTTCTTATAAACATAAAGCCAGAA ATCAAACTATTTCAACTGCCAACCAAACTAACCACAGTTTTCGACGTCAAAATTTTCGAGCAAAAACATCGTATAATAACAATTACCAAAGGCAACAAAATG ACTATATTGGTACGAGCAATCATCATCAACGTAAAAATACATTCaaatacttaaaaataaaataa
- the LOC116417915 gene encoding uncharacterized protein LOC116417915 isoform X2, whose product MKEKNLKRSAEDQLTNVVKKVKKDSNFITFKEAKKVITNWTFKARVTHKTDIKNYASGNLFNFDLIDSSGQIRCVVYHPLVEHFFEKVDVTLIFWRSAAIDFSKELNSILIIKGGKINEFNNTIKLSIVNTTIVTDDISEVSEGKRLQEYLEKK is encoded by the exons atgaaagagaaaaatttgaaaaggtCAGCTGAAGATCAATTAACTAATGTAgttaaaaaagtaaagaagGATTCCAATTTTATAACGTTCAAAGAAGCAAAAAAAGTGATTACAAA TTGGACCTTCAAAGCAAGAGTTACGCATAAAACCGACATAAAGAATTATGCAAgtggaaatttatttaattttgatttaatCGATTCTTCAGGACAAATACGTTGCGTCGTTTATCATCCATTagtagaacatttttttgaaaaagttgat gtaaCTCTTATATTTTGGAGGTCAGCCGCGATTGAttttagtaaagaattaaattCTATATTGATTATTAAAGGGGGAAAAATCAATGAATttaataatacaattaaaTTATCTATTGTAAATACAACAATTGTGACAGATGATATTTCTGAAGTTTCAGAaggaaaaag ATTGCAAGAGtatctcgaaaaaaaatga
- the LOC116417915 gene encoding uncharacterized protein LOC116417915 isoform X1, whose product MVKGLIVRFIIICLSAKMKEKNLKRSAEDQLTNVVKKVKKDSNFITFKEAKKVITNWTFKARVTHKTDIKNYASGNLFNFDLIDSSGQIRCVVYHPLVEHFFEKVDVTLIFWRSAAIDFSKELNSILIIKGGKINEFNNTIKLSIVNTTIVTDDISEVSEGKRLQEYLEKK is encoded by the exons ATGGTAAAGGGGCTTATAGTTCGGTTTATAATCATTTGCTTAAG TGCTaaaatgaaagagaaaaatttgaaaaggtCAGCTGAAGATCAATTAACTAATGTAgttaaaaaagtaaagaagGATTCCAATTTTATAACGTTCAAAGAAGCAAAAAAAGTGATTACAAA TTGGACCTTCAAAGCAAGAGTTACGCATAAAACCGACATAAAGAATTATGCAAgtggaaatttatttaattttgatttaatCGATTCTTCAGGACAAATACGTTGCGTCGTTTATCATCCATTagtagaacatttttttgaaaaagttgat gtaaCTCTTATATTTTGGAGGTCAGCCGCGATTGAttttagtaaagaattaaattCTATATTGATTATTAAAGGGGGAAAAATCAATGAATttaataatacaattaaaTTATCTATTGTAAATACAACAATTGTGACAGATGATATTTCTGAAGTTTCAGAaggaaaaag ATTGCAAGAGtatctcgaaaaaaaatga